TGCTCACATCAGAAGCTCCAGTATGTTTCTGCCGTTTTCCATTCTGTGGAGAAGGCTCGCTATTGTTGTCTGTCTCAGCAGTTCGTTCCTGGTTACCTCCATCATCGTTTTTGTCGCAGTTGGCTCAAAGACACTTTCTGACCTGAACAGCTCCGAGTATGCGTTTAACACATCCCTGGCAGAAGCTTCCAATCTGTTCGTCCAGGCACCGATACTCCCTCTTATCTGGGAAACGCTTTCTAAAGTTTGCTCGATTGTTTCTAAGGCCTTTTGAGCATCTGTTGAAATGTTCGTTTCAAACAGCCTTGAGAGTACCTCC
Above is a genomic segment from Thermotoga sp. containing:
- a CDS encoding flagellin, whose amino-acid sequence is EVLSRLFETNISTDAQKALETIEQTLESVSQIRGSIGAWTNRLEASARDVLNAYSELFRSESVFEPTATKTMMEVTRNELLRQTTIASLLHRMENGRNILELLM